TTGCTTTAAGTAGATATCCATGTCCATAATAAACAACAAGCGGACGTTCAGTATGAAGAACTTCCTTTCTTCTATCCTGACTTTTTCGTAATTGGTCACGATAAACAGCATTGGCCAACGTTCTTAGTTCATCAGCGAACGACTCCATTTTAATCCATCGACGAAGATCAAAGCTCAACTGCGTTAGAGTAAGTAGACCATCTAACTGCATATTTTCTGGCAGTCGATTCCTGAAAGGTTCAAATGTAATAACTGCATGCAACTTCTCATCTGAATCGACAATTGATAAGATTGCTCTAAAAATACGATAATGACTGATAGCCAATCTCTCTGAGTAACTGTCGGACTCATTCTCTGCTACAATTTTATAGAAAAACATGGATTCATCTATTTTACCTTTATTAAACAATTTTTCAGCTATCGAATAAACGATATCTAGCGATTTAGGATATTCCAATAACTTGCTTAATGTTTCATCAATACATTGCTGCTTGCCTAGTTCAGCGCAACGTATTAAAAAAGGCTCCACCCTGCGGCGTGAGACCTTCTCCTCATTAAAGCATTCATCAATATATAAAGGATACAACCAACCGTCAGGAAATCCAAAGGCTTTAATGATTGCATCTATTTGTCCCAGGGACATAGGCTTCGGCGGATTCCCGTGCAAAATTGCACTGAGACTTCCACGATTCAGGCCACATATTTTTGAAAATGAGGCGAGATTATGGCCGGAGCGGGACAGATTTTTCTCAATTTCTGAGCGTATAGTTGTTAACTTTCCCTCCACTCGGCACCCCCAAAGTTTGACTTGAAAAGATCCTATTAATTGACATTATAGGTGAAAGTTATGGATTGTACAACTTATAGATTGTACGACAAAAAGAGGAGCGTATTTCTCTCCTCTTTATCGGTTGGATCTTTGTAATAGTGTAATTCTATGGATGTATCGAGTTTAATTTATTGTAATAGCGGCTTTTGAGCTTCAGCAGTAAGCTGTTGCACTTGCCTTGCGACTGCGCAAGTTCTCCATCATCTTATGTTGTGCCAGCAAAATATAACCGTCCAATCGCTCGCTTAGCTCTAGGACAGCATGGTCACTAAGACTCCGTTGCTCCGCGACTTCCAGCAATTCGCATCTAAGGCTCTCTATAGTCACAAACAGCTCATCTTCTCTGTAGTCTCTTCTATAAGCTTTCTCGGAAGAACCTTGATATAGTGTCACAACTCTCTCCTTCTCTCTATCAACATCTCTTCCTATCATAATCCATGATACCAAAAAACATATTTTCAAAAAAAAAGAAAAATTTGCAGAACATCCACAAAAAATAAAATAGCTATTTATTCGGGTTCTATAGGCTTGTGGGGAAGCTCATTTGGGTACTGTTCTCAATAGTCCCTTTGCAAAAGAAATCCATTCACGTGCTGCAAAAGATAAATAACGGTCTCTACGCCATGCCATAGCGATCTGCCAAGGAATCACCGGATCTGTCAAAGGAATGACTACCAATCGCGAGCGATCCATGTCACGGCAAATGGTTTCCGGCAATAATGCGATCCCCATTCCCGCAGCTACCATCTTGCTGATCAAGTCCCATTGTGAACTCTCATATATAACCTTCGGCTGAAATCCAGCTTTTACACATTCCGTAATAATCCGATCGTGCAGCGTGAAATCCTCCCGGAATAACACGAACTCCTCTTCAGCCAGTTCACTTAGTGGAACTAACTCTGCCTCGGCCAGCCGATGCCCCATAGGCAAAATAAGATTCAACTTCTCTTCAACAAAGGTAAAACAATGAAGTTTGGATGTATCTACAGGCAATACGACCATTCCAATGTCCAGCAGTCCCGTTTCTACATCTTCCTCCACTTTTTTGGCCCCATCCTCATGAAGACGAATCGTAACCTGCGGATAACGTTTATGAAATTGACCAATCACCGATGGAAAAAAGCTCGCTCCTACCATTGGAGGCAGGCCGATGCGGATGTGGCCCTGCTCCAGATTCCGTAAGTTATCCAGTTCGGAAGACAAGCTAGCGAAAGACTCCACGATATTTTGCGCTTTGGTGAACAAAATTTCCCCTGCGTCTGTAAGCCTTACACTCTTCCCTTCACGGTAGAACAAGTCTGCCTCCAGTTCGACCTCCATATTCCGAATCATTTTACTGATCGTGGGCTGTGTTATATATAATGATTCAGCAGCTCTGGTAAAGCTTTTCATTCGTGCCGCTTGAACGAAATATTCTAATTGTCGGATATCCATTTATGTGCCCCCTAATCCATAGACAAAAGGAATGTCATTTATTCGATCTATTCATTTTACCTATGAAAACAATTGATGTAAACTTTCATTATTATGAAAGGAGCGAAGCCTTATGAAAAAGATTGTTATAGGCTTGCTGCAGGTGGCGGGACTTATGTTATTCTCTTTACTTATCAATGCTGTGACCCCATTATTGCATATCCCTATTCCCGGAAGCATACTCGGAATGATTATATTGTTTCTCCTGCTTGAGTTCGGTGTCATTCGTCTGAATTGGGTAGAGGTTGGTGCTTCTTGGCTACTCGCCGAGCTCCTACTGTTCTTCATTCCATCTGCTATAGGTGTAATGAAATACGCTAATATTCTGGAAACGGATGGATTACGCATTCTTGCCGTTGTCGTCTTAGGCACATTTGTTGTGATGGCTAGTTCCGGATTACTTACCAGTAGAATTTATAAAGCGAAGGAGCGGAAAGAATCATGTTAAACGCTCTGCTATTTTTTGGCCTCACGGTCGCGGTGTATTTACTCGCGAAACGTATCTATGCTTCTACCGGTAAAGTCTACACCTCTCCATTAATCATCACACCAGTGATTATGATCATCTTTCTGCTTATAACAGGCATTACTTATGACTCATACAATGCGGGAGGAAAATGGCTGACGGATTTGCTGCAACCAGCAACCATGGCCTTTGCCATCCCTTTGCATAAGAACTTCAAGGTACTCAAAAAGCACGCCGCCGAAATTGCGGCAGGCGTGCTATCAGGGACGATAGTTGCGGTGATCTCTTCCATACTTCTCGCCAAATGGCTGCATGTTAGCGGCGATCTGGCAGCTAGTCTGGTCCCGCGTTCGGTAACTACACCGATCGCTATGAGCATCTCGCAAAGTATCGGCGGTGTACCGAGTATTACGGCAGTCTTCGTCATTATTACCGGGATACTTGGTACAATGATGGGCCCTACTGTACTTCGCATCTTCCGCATTGAGAATGAAATTGCGCGCGGTGTATCGCTGGGAACCGCTGCACATGGTACAGGAACATCCAAAGCCTTCGAGCTTAGTTCACTGACCGGAACCATCTCCAGTATTGCGATGATTCTGTCCGCGCTGTTATCTATAGGTGTGGCGCCAGCTTTGCTCGCGATATTCCTCCACTAGGCTAACCCAGCTTGGGCCAAGGGCATGTCTCTTTAGTACATCTAAAGTAGCATGTCCTTTTTCTATGAACTGAACCTTAGAACTTAACAGGCAATCCGCTTTGCGCTGAATCATAGGCCGCACAGGTGACTTTTAGGGTATTGTATCCATCCTCATAATCGCATAAAATGCGCGAGCGATCCCCCGTCCGTACAGCATGTATGAAGGCTTCACTTTCTACTAAATATGGGTTTCCTGTATTCGCAAATTCGGTGCTATTGCCGCTTCTCACTTCCAAGAGACGATCCGGGTTCCAGTCCAAAAGTCCCCGATCATTATAGAAGCTAAGACCTACACTTCCCACCTCATCAGGTAAAACGCATGTATTTGAAATATTAGCAACAATTCCATTTTCAAGCTTCAGGGATACGGTACCTACATCTGCCACGCTCACACCTTCATGCTGCTCATGCATAATCCGGTTTCCGAACATGCCGTAAACTTCCTTTACTTCTCCGGCTAGATAGCGCACCAAATCAACGATATGTGTAGTCTGCTCTGTGAATTGTCCTCCGGATTGCTTCTGATCACGCCACCAAGCTACGCCTGGCATGCCGCCCATCCATTGCCCCATAATCATACCGACTTTGTCACCACGCAAAGTTTCTTTCAGACGTTTAATGTTCTCCTGATAGCGGAAATGATATCCTACCGAGGTTAACAAATTATGTTCTTTGATATCCTGAAGTAGGCTTGCGGGAATTTCAGTAGTCATACTAAGCGGTTTTTCTATAAAAAAGGGAATATCCCTCTTGATTAATGATCGTTCGATCGCGCCATGAGATTGTGGAGGCACACAAATATAAACAGCATCGAGCTTCTCCGCATCCAGCATCTCCGTAATATCACCATATCCAGCAGCATCGTATGGACGTGCCATATCTTCGCCTTTAGCCTTACTGCTTCCGCAGACCGCTTGCAAACGGACATTATCCATCTCTGCTAGTAAATCAGCATGTACCTTAGAGAACCAACCCGTACCCACAATACCCACTTTTAATGTCATTCTTTTTCCTCCTGCCGATTGATTATGAATACCTTTTCATAGATTATACCCTCTTATGAGCGGATAAGATAATCTCTCCATTCTTCGGGAAGCAAATGCATGTAAGGACTCTGCAAAAAGCGATCATCCGCAAGCACAATAATGCCTGTATCTGTCTCACTTCGAATCAGTCTGCCTCCAGCTTGCAATACCTTGCACATTCCTGGGTAGACATAAGCATAATCAAAGCCATTTTTACCTCTGGCATTAAAATACTGACGCAGTAGATTACGCTCAAGACCAAGCTGTGGTAGGCCAACTCCAACAACCATTACCCCGTTGAGACGGTCTCCTGGCAGATCTACACCTTCCGAAAAGATCCCTCCGAGTACAGCAAATCCTAACAGCGTCTCGTCATTATCTGGACTAAATGCTGCTAAAAAACTTTCTCTAGCCTGCTCACTCATGCCTGTATCCTGTATCAAAGTCCGTACTTCGGGGTAATTCTCCGTAAAGGCCTGATATACGTTTTGTAAATAGAGATATGAAGGAAAAAAAACCAGATAATTGCCCTTCTTTGAAACCATTTGATTCAATGCCTGAGTTAACGGGATGAGGGAAGCTTCCCGGTCATGATAACGTGTGGAGACAGGCAGCACGGTCACTTCCCATTGCTCCTTCTGAAAAGGAGATGAGACCGTTAAACTGTAATCTTCCTCCACCGCACCAATCATATCCCGATAGTACGATAATGGAGAAAGCGTAGCAGAGAACAGAATCTGGCTTCGAAAGCTCTTAGACATTTGTCGGAGTAAATGCGATGGATCCAAATTAAATAACTTCAAGTACACATCGCCGCGCCGAACCTCAGCATAGGTTATGTAGCGTTCATCATAGGTCTTAAAGGTGCGAAGCATCCCTTGAACTGAAAAATAGGTATCCAGAAGAACATTCTCTCCTTCTCCATTCTGAGGAACAATGCTGGCGCTCGGGTGAATAAGTTCCTGTTCCGCCTCCAAAGAAAATATCTCAAGCAAGGCTGGCAACTCCTCCGGGAACGAAGCCCACTGCCCTTGCCCCTCTTCATTACAAATTTTGCGAAGGGAGATAAAAAAAGCATTCACCGATTTAGCTGCAGTACTCAAATTACGGTTTACTTCCTTGTACTGACGCTGGATTTCTAGAAAGGGGGCCTTCAGCAAAGAGGCAGAGAACATCTCTCGTCCCCGGTCTACCAGATTATGTGCTTCATCTACCAGAAGCACCGTTTCTCTCTTTCTCTCCTCTGTTAGCCGTTTCAGGCTGATCCGAGGATCATATATATAATTGTAATCGCAGATCACCGCATCACAGGCATAGGCTGCATCCAGCGAGAACTCAAACGGGCACACTTTATGTTTGTGAGCATACAGTGCTAGGGTGTCTCTGCTCACCAGCGTTTCATGCTCTAACAGATCCATTACCGCATCATTAATCCGATCATAATAGCCTTCCGCATAGGGACAGAAATCCTTACCGCAAATCCCTTCATCATGAAAACAGGTCTTCTCTTTAGCAGTAAGTGTGATGACATGCAGCTGGAGTCCCTGCGTCAGCAGTAGCGAGATTGCTTCCTGTGCGGCAAAACGGGTAACCGTCTTAGCCGTTAAATAGAACAATCCTTTAGCTTGTCCTTCGCCCATTGCTTTAAGGACCGGGAACAGCGTTGACATTGTTTTCCCAATACCTGTGGGCGCCTGAGCGAACAGACTGACCTTTTCTACGATGGATTTGTACACCGCTCCGGCAAAATGCCGTTGTCCCTTTCGATAAGAAGGAAACGGGAATTGTAACTCTCGAAGGCTCTGCTCTTTCTTAGCATCATGACGAACCATCATCTCAGCGTACGGAGCATATCTGGCTACGGTATCATTAGCAAATGAGATCAGTTCATCTAAAGACAACGTTCGGTACAAGCTTTTTTGCTCATCAGTAGCCCGGTGGACATAGGTAAGCTTTACTTGAATAGAAGAAAGCTCCTGCTCCAGCGATACCATATATGCGTACATCAGCGCCTGAGCCCAATGAACATCATGTCCCTCTTCCAGCATATCCAGCAGTCCGGAGGTTGATTTGATTTCTTCGACGATTAGGCTCCCATCCTCCGAAACAAGCAGTCCATCACAGCGCCCATCTACTATATAGAGTAAGCTACCATAAGGGATCTCTGTTTTCAGATAGACCTCCTTGCGGTCGCCTTCCTTATATTGCTTTTGGATTTTCTGATGAATTCGTGTTCCTTCAACCATAGAGGAAGTACCATGAAATCCAGGCTCAATACTACCGCTGCGAAAAACATACTCGACGAGAGTTCTAACGGATAGGGTTACAGTATGATCCAACTATTCTCGCCTCCCTTAATTAGCCATATATCCTTTTTATTCCCAATGTCTATTTCGGTCCTTTAATCGCTGTATAACCCCATGGGATAGCATAAACATTATCTTTCACCTATGCGTCTTTAACTTTACGCACTCCACAAAGCTTATACTTACGCTTTCGGTTTTTGACTTTCTTCTGCTAGCCCTGCATAATAAATTTTATTACTATGGAGTCATTTTGTCTTGGTGCTGTTTCGTCCTGTTTGAGAAATGGCGTTTTATCATGTAGAAAGAGGGGGAAGCTGTGTCATCCTTTAATATTAAACGTTGGATCATTAAACCTTTTGTGTTTTTCACAATACTTTTTATCCTAAAAGCATTTCTGGCTTGGGGCGTCATTTTTGATGATGTGCTGCCTTGGAAATCATTACTGACAGAAATCCCTTTTGCCTGGGCGCTCTTCTGTATTATTGAGAGGTTCGCCTCCAAACGAAAGCTTGGATATTACATGACAGTCAATTTATTAGTAACAGCCATCTTTTTCGCAGCCATTATGTATTTTAAATATTATGGTGTTATTGTAACTTACCATGCCGCGGAACAGGTGAATCAAGTCACAGCCGTCAGCAACAGCGTATTCTCACTGATGGATCCTTACTACCTGTTAATCTTTACAGATATAATTGTCCTAGGAGGCTATTTCTTCTTTAATAAGAAAGGCCGTGTCTATAAAAAAGAGAATATCAACCGTCGTAACGGAAAAATAAAATATAGTGTTCTATTCGCAGTCTCACTTGGTTTATGC
This genomic stretch from Paenibacillus sp. FSL H7-0737 harbors:
- a CDS encoding Gfo/Idh/MocA family protein, with the protein product MTLKVGIVGTGWFSKVHADLLAEMDNVRLQAVCGSSKAKGEDMARPYDAAGYGDITEMLDAEKLDAVYICVPPQSHGAIERSLIKRDIPFFIEKPLSMTTEIPASLLQDIKEHNLLTSVGYHFRYQENIKRLKETLRGDKVGMIMGQWMGGMPGVAWWRDQKQSGGQFTEQTTHIVDLVRYLAGEVKEVYGMFGNRIMHEQHEGVSVADVGTVSLKLENGIVANISNTCVLPDEVGSVGLSFYNDRGLLDWNPDRLLEVRSGNSTEFANTGNPYLVESEAFIHAVRTGDRSRILCDYEDGYNTLKVTCAAYDSAQSGLPVKF
- a CDS encoding CidB/LrgB family autolysis modulator, with the protein product MLNALLFFGLTVAVYLLAKRIYASTGKVYTSPLIITPVIMIIFLLITGITYDSYNAGGKWLTDLLQPATMAFAIPLHKNFKVLKKHAAEIAAGVLSGTIVAVISSILLAKWLHVSGDLAASLVPRSVTTPIAMSISQSIGGVPSITAVFVIITGILGTMMGPTVLRIFRIENEIARGVSLGTAAHGTGTSKAFELSSLTGTISSIAMILSALLSIGVAPALLAIFLH
- a CDS encoding aspartyl-phosphate phosphatase Spo0E family protein, which gives rise to MTLYQGSSEKAYRRDYREDELFVTIESLRCELLEVAEQRSLSDHAVLELSERLDGYILLAQHKMMENLRSRKASATAYC
- a CDS encoding helicase C-terminal domain-containing protein translates to MDHTVTLSVRTLVEYVFRSGSIEPGFHGTSSMVEGTRIHQKIQKQYKEGDRKEVYLKTEIPYGSLLYIVDGRCDGLLVSEDGSLIVEEIKSTSGLLDMLEEGHDVHWAQALMYAYMVSLEQELSSIQVKLTYVHRATDEQKSLYRTLSLDELISFANDTVARYAPYAEMMVRHDAKKEQSLRELQFPFPSYRKGQRHFAGAVYKSIVEKVSLFAQAPTGIGKTMSTLFPVLKAMGEGQAKGLFYLTAKTVTRFAAQEAISLLLTQGLQLHVITLTAKEKTCFHDEGICGKDFCPYAEGYYDRINDAVMDLLEHETLVSRDTLALYAHKHKVCPFEFSLDAAYACDAVICDYNYIYDPRISLKRLTEERKRETVLLVDEAHNLVDRGREMFSASLLKAPFLEIQRQYKEVNRNLSTAAKSVNAFFISLRKICNEEGQGQWASFPEELPALLEIFSLEAEQELIHPSASIVPQNGEGENVLLDTYFSVQGMLRTFKTYDERYITYAEVRRGDVYLKLFNLDPSHLLRQMSKSFRSQILFSATLSPLSYYRDMIGAVEEDYSLTVSSPFQKEQWEVTVLPVSTRYHDREASLIPLTQALNQMVSKKGNYLVFFPSYLYLQNVYQAFTENYPEVRTLIQDTGMSEQARESFLAAFSPDNDETLLGFAVLGGIFSEGVDLPGDRLNGVMVVGVGLPQLGLERNLLRQYFNARGKNGFDYAYVYPGMCKVLQAGGRLIRSETDTGIIVLADDRFLQSPYMHLLPEEWRDYLIRS
- the cidR gene encoding cidABC operon transcriptional activator CidR, which produces MDIRQLEYFVQAARMKSFTRAAESLYITQPTISKMIRNMEVELEADLFYREGKSVRLTDAGEILFTKAQNIVESFASLSSELDNLRNLEQGHIRIGLPPMVGASFFPSVIGQFHKRYPQVTIRLHEDGAKKVEEDVETGLLDIGMVVLPVDTSKLHCFTFVEEKLNLILPMGHRLAEAELVPLSELAEEEFVLFREDFTLHDRIITECVKAGFQPKVIYESSQWDLISKMVAAGMGIALLPETICRDMDRSRLVVIPLTDPVIPWQIAMAWRRDRYLSFAAREWISFAKGLLRTVPK
- a CDS encoding CidA/LrgA family protein; the protein is MKKIVIGLLQVAGLMLFSLLINAVTPLLHIPIPGSILGMIILFLLLEFGVIRLNWVEVGASWLLAELLLFFIPSAIGVMKYANILETDGLRILAVVVLGTFVVMASSGLLTSRIYKAKERKESC